A stretch of DNA from Leptospira barantonii:
ATACGTATAAGAATATACTAATGCGGATGCGTACATCTTCGCAAACTGGACGTCTTCCATGTCCAATGAATTTCCCGTAAGATAACAAAGTTCGGAAAGATAATAGGCGAGTTCCCGCGACTTATAGGCGACCAGGCGATTGTCCAAGTCGTAGATGACGACTAACGGAGATTTTTCGAACTTTTCGTCGAGATCGTTGCTTTTCAGATAACGGGTCGTGAGCAGACTGAGACGGTTCGAAGAAAGGCTACTGATGTTCACCGATTTTTCCTGTTCAAACTGAGAATAGTTGGAAGTGGAATACGTCGCACATCGTAAAAATAAAATCGAAAACAGAAGGACCGTAATAGAGAATTTCATCGTATCAAAACCTATTGAAATCAAGATTCGAATCCGTCGAACTGACAAGCTAAAAAGAAAAACGGATCGTTTTTGACATAGACAAAGTTTATCACATAAACGATTCTTGCTCCGTGAAATTTCATCGTTGTGGATTCTGGATCGGAATCCTTTTGTGCGCATTCTGTGCCGGTAAAAAAGAATCGGCTTTTGGTCCGGGGCTTTGGATAAAAGAACCCGGAAGTCATTCGGTCGTTTCCGGAAAACAAATTCCTCTTGTGTTCGTTCCCGGTTATAAGGGTTCGGAGTTGTATCAAAAAAACGAATCCGGTTCTTTGGATCGGATCTGGCTCACACCTTGGCAGGCGTTGAATCTAACGGTCCCCGATCTTACTTTGAAAAAAAGCGATAACGTTCAAGTCGGAAACGTTCTCACTCGGGTCACTTTGATTCCTTCCTTGATCGAAGTGAAGGTGTATCAACCTTGGTTGGAAAGAATGAGCTCGAACGGTTTGGCAAAACTATACGTTTTTCCTTACGATTGGAGAAAGGACAACGGGGAGAATTCTGCGAAACTCGAAGCCTTTTTGGAACTCGTTCAAAGGGAGAATGGCGTCTTACCCGTGTTAGTCGGTCATAGCAACGGAGGAAATCTTTCCTTATCCGTTCTCAATCGAAGACCGGATCTTGTTTCTAAGGTCGTGTTTGCCGGTGTTCCGTTTCGAGGAGGAATCGGTTTTATGGAGGATTTGATTTCGGGTGTTTCCACGGGTTTGAATCCCGAGATCGCGAGCGCCTGTGTCGTATCCAGCTTTCATTCCGTTTATACTTTTTTTCCAAGA
This window harbors:
- a CDS encoding lipase/acyltransferase domain-containing protein, yielding MCAFCAGKKESAFGPGLWIKEPGSHSVVSGKQIPLVFVPGYKGSELYQKNESGSLDRIWLTPWQALNLTVPDLTLKKSDNVQVGNVLTRVTLIPSLIEVKVYQPWLERMSSNGLAKLYVFPYDWRKDNGENSAKLEAFLELVQRENGVLPVLVGHSNGGNLSLSVLNRRPDLVSKVVFAGVPFRGGIGFMEDLISGVSTGLNPEIASACVVSSFHSVYTFFPREGSFDTKEVLKDAEGKILPFRFFNAGDWEKYELGPYSHEAHCEPPPSIKEFQSRLDLALAFRDSLETKKGNKYPPALVIHAKNRPTMRTLVPEKNPDHWFWDFKNSIRAPGDGRVTFTSSIPPEDVAYQSFETQAEHSDLLNDVLVWERIESFLKE